The genome window CAAGGGTTGCCAGGGCAGCATAATCCGACGGCTTTGCCTCGGGAGCATGCCAAGTCGCCCCTATCATCAGTGGTGACGTTTAACCGCGCTGTAAGGGATGAGATGCCGGCGGTGGTGACCAAAGTCGATCCCAGTGGTGGCCGGGACGGTTTTACCGGAGGCGGAGGAAGGGTAGAGGACGGCGGTAGGGAGCGGCGACCGCCGGGCGCAGTGACGTCGATAGTTCGGAGATCCAGAAGAGAGGATATGGTGAAGAGAGCTGAgctagggtttagggtttgtgaGGTGGTGTTTTGCTTGATTTCCTTTTCGGTCATGGCTGCAGACAAGACCCAGGGTTGGAGTGGTGATTCTTTTGATCGCTACAAGGAGTACAGGTTTCACTCTCTACTGATTCTGTGTGGTTTATTTCAATGTCCAATCAAATGCTCAAATGTGTTCTATTATGTGTTTTTCCCATTAAGTATAATTGAACTActgaatttttggaaaagcccAAAAGATGTTGCTTTGAACCGGCTTGTAAAACTTTTTCATCCCCTTTAATTTGCTGCAGTGGGATtcaactttaaatctatttcattttaattttacaggTGATATATTTTTAGTGCGTAACTTTGGAATCAAACCTAGACAATAAAAACAAATCTGGGCTGATGTTTTGTTTatacttaaaagtaaaattatCCTAGATATGCAATCAGTCCTGccaattttaaatgatttatgtCTAAAGTATCTATCCACAGTTGTAATTTAGTAACACTCTGCCCTTAATGAATTGCATCATCATAGGACCTCTTCTAGTACCAGACTTGTGAATCTAGTCAATTCATCCATAATTAGGCTAAATAAGGGACTTAATTTAACTATGATACAAGCCCATTGTGGCTTCACTTTTCATCTTTCTGCAGCTGTTGTGGATTCACAGTATTTATCCTTTATCAGGTCCGTGTATGTAATTGATACCCGTTTCTTTTGCAAAATGCACCCTGTTATTGTTGTGAGATCACTATTTTTCTGAATTCATTATATGTTTTGCAACTTTGAATATCTCATTCTTATATTCAGTTAATGGAAATTTTTGCTGGCATACagtagttattttttataactaatGCACTACTTGTTCAATCTGGATGCTCCATCATGCCCATACATTTCTAGGGATCCAATTGAAATATTATTCTGTTTTGGAGCTTTTCTCATCTTCAACCATAGGTGACCTGATTCTTCAGGGAAAAATGTTTTCCCTTTTACCCTGCTCTCACCATAGCTATGAAATTGTTCTAACCATGGtacataggttttttttttaattttttttaatttttatttttatgataggTAACCATGGCAGAGGATTTTGATAGTAGGTCTTTCACCATCTTAATTTTCCCACTTCACAtgcactctctttatcttcaaTTTTAACTCACGCTGTTGAGTTACCAATTTCCTAAAACTTTGCTATTAGGATATGGGCCCGCAATGTATGTCATGCTTTAACAATCCTTTAACATATGGCCCCATACCCATCAGGTGCAGCACAAACAACAATAGCTGCAGTGATCAAAGATAATTAGACAAGGGGAAGACTTGAACTAGAGACCTCCAATTAACCAAAGCTCTAATACCAAGTTTAGttaccaattttcttaaaattgtaAGTTGACTTGAACTCGAGATCTCTAATAAATTAGAGTTCTAATACCATGTTGagttaccaatttttttaaaagtttaagctGTTAGGATTTGGCCccataatatatattaattttgggCTTGTTAATCACTTCCAACTCTTTTTCACACTTATCCATTTCAGAaccttattcttttttattttctttccaggTTTTTGTTGACATGAAATTTTGTAGTACCATTTGtttaaacttcatgattccatatatttaaaaaaaaaatacattttttatgatatttaggAGAAAGTACATTCTTTTATGTTATTCATTTATGTGCAAACATCTTATGGTTTTGACAAGGTGCCCATTTAAGCAAACAAATTAACTGGATAGATTACTGTAGATATCCCTTCCACTGGTGTCAACAGTTCTAATTATAGGCTTGATAGGTCcattatttgattaaataggCCTCATTTCAGCCTTGTTTGGATTGGCTCCTTGGAAGCTAAAAGTCATTTCTTTCAAGCTTGATAAAAGCTTTTATACATGTCTAGGTGATTTCAATCAAGTATTTTTGAATCTAAAAAGAGTTTAACTTTAACATGGAAATAAGGATAATGTTGTTTCTCATAGAACTCCTTTTTTAACTTCCATGGTATCAAGATTGCCTTTTTAAATCATGGCTTAAGCTTCTAACTGGAGCCAAAAGCATAACACTATTACAAATAAtgtcttcttctctttttgtttcttttccttcctgataaggaaaaataaatgagcAAAGATGCATTTTAGGAAGGACGACCTCCAAATGATTTTGCTATTGGATAAGGCATATTTATGTATCAATTATATCCTTCCCTATTTTATAGCCTGGAACAATATCATGTCTATCTTAATCTCTAGTGGGTTTGTATAGATGATTGATTTGAACAACTATAGATTCCATTTTGGATAGTTGTGATATAATGGTTCATGCTCCTAATTCTACTAGAAGCTTCTAACTTTGAGAGTGTAAATTGCTGCTTTTGCATCTCCTTCAATCCAGATGTTCCTTTTATGCTGATGTTTGGCAAAACCTTTTTGTGCCTGTAAGAAAATATAGCAAAAACTTCTTGCAATCTGGGGCAAAAATTTTTGATCCAATCAATTTGCTCCTACCTAGTGTGGatgagattttctttggtctcTCATGTGCACACCCtgcaaaacataatttttatgaGTGGTGGTAATTATTCTTATCTTAAAATCAGCAGTACATTCTGTCTTGTTGCTTTTTCTGCTATGCTAGCATTgaaattttgaccaaaataaTCAACTGATATTGCTTCACTCAATCTCTATTATCTACTGAAGCAACACCAGCATCAGTTTGTGTGTGAATATATATGTTCAAATACAAACATAGTGCatttatcattcttttttttccctttccttggAGAGATTTTGTGACATGATGGCTTTATTGATGGCAGGTACTGTTTATCTATGACTGTTATTGCATTTGTGTATTCGGGATTCCAGGCATGTGATCTTGCATACCATTTAGTCACACAGAAACATATGTTCTCCAACCACTCCCGTTATCATCTCAATTTCTTCATGGATCAGGTAAGTTATTAAATTTCCTATCTTTTTGCCGTTTTGAATTTTGGTGATATGCATACCTAACATGCTTTGTTTTCTATATGTATGCAACTCTATTGTACAATAATTCAGCTTTATTAGTGAACTCGTTGGTTGTGTCTCCTTGTGGTTTAGGGTTCTATAGTGCCATCTCTAGTGAATGACAGAGCAGGCAACAAGGTTCACCAAAAGAACATGAATCACCTGACGGTTATTTGGTGAAAAGATTGGGTTTCATGCTTGTGCTCCACTTTACCCAGTTGTTACATCATGTCCACCGAATGGAAGTTaatcttatgattttttttttttaacccagGACATCTGATTGAATCACACCATTCGAGTTGTTGACAACTGTTGCTCATGACTGCAAGTTTGCATTGTCTGATGCGTCAATTTGTCTGTTTGGGGTCTAGGAAAATGCATGGTCCAATGATAATTATCATGTTAGTGGCTCAAGTCTTGGTTGGTTTAGCTGATGAACCAAGATAGAGCTTTCCTACATGGGTCCACGCGGTTAGACTTCTAGAAATGCATAATGATAAAGTAACAGATTATATGTACAATTCCACACCCTTTGCATTTAATAAGCTTGTGTTCTACCGGAGGTGCTAAGATTAGCACGGACCAAGTATGGCCTTTTTGCCAAGTTTGGACAAATCATATTTGCACATTTCCCAGGCCTGGCCCAATATGGTGTCAGCATCTATCTTGCCAAGTTTGCCAACATAGAGCTTTCCTACATGGGTCCACGCGGTTAGACTTTTAGACATGCATACTGAGAAGTAAC of Vitis vinifera cultivar Pinot Noir 40024 chromosome 17, ASM3070453v1 contains these proteins:
- the LOC100267260 gene encoding CASP-like protein 4A3 isoform X1, with protein sequence MESRENYSMKSVSEKSFSDSRSQSLMESPHSPLRSESPFRSDEPEPPECSPVNSPEKHQSNSMVPVEKYSPHSPHRSSLQGLPGQHNPTALPREHAKSPLSSVVTFNRAVRDEMPAVVTKVDPSGGRDGFTGGGGRVEDGGRERRPPGAVTSIVRRSRREDMVKRAELGFRVCEVVFCLISFSVMAADKTQGWSGDSFDRYKEYRYCLSMTVIAFVYSGFQACDLAYHLVTQKHMFSNHSRYHLNFFMDQVLAYLLMSASSSAATRVDDWQSNWGKDEFTEMASASIGMSFLAFVAFAFSSLISGYNLCNRNPA